The proteins below come from a single Triticum aestivum cultivar Chinese Spring chromosome 5D, IWGSC CS RefSeq v2.1, whole genome shotgun sequence genomic window:
- the LOC123123304 gene encoding uncharacterized protein, translating into MPPAAALMDELVEHPFLRLSPELVEEVFFRLPPDEPACLVRASAVCKPWRLILADSGFRRRYREFHGAPPVLGFFQKDVSFFPISALPHGQPNDPRWVPLDCRHGRALFAFAPAIFAFDPAYRNVVEGGTVGLIIWDPMTGQGCRLPSPVDDTFGELRFTFSAAVLCAAQGCDHHGCQGGHYRVVIVTTNQRQSVTSGWMYSSETRVWGKLTSVHHPNVEYTYNLGAPSVIVGDALYFNTGGIVECQLGTLPLSMYEKPIDGNGRLTTAEDGRLGFAAVVDFTNLTLWSMQSGPEGATGWVKLRAIDLKRLLPNGALPIPAYEFGISRWVRGMLVSGIAEGTQVIFVKTQVGSYMVDLKAGRARKVSRLGRKIFPYMSFYIPAMEVACNGQEQ; encoded by the exons atgccgccggcggcggcgctgaTGGACGAGCTCGTAGAGCACCCGTTCCTCCGCCTTTCGCCGGAGCTCGTCGAGGAGGTATTTTTCCGCCTCCCGCCGGACGAGCCCGCCTGTCTCGTCCGTGCCTCCGCTGTCTGCAAGCCCTGGCGCCTCATCCTCGCGGATTCGGGCTTTCGCCGCCGCTACCGCGAGTTCCACGGAGCACCTCCCGTCCTGGGTTTCTTCCAGAAGGACGTCAGCTTCTTCCCCATCTCCGCCCTCCCCCATGGCCAGCCTAACGATCCTCGCTGGGTTCCCCTGGACTGCCGCCACGGCCGCGCCCTCTTCGCCTTCGCCCCCGCCATCTTCGCCTTCGACCCCGCCTACCGGAACGTCGTGGAAGGGGGGACCGTTGGACTAATTATCTGGGACCCTATGACGGGCCAAGGGTGCCGCCTACCCTCACCGGTGGACGACACTTTCGGCGAGCTCCGGTTCACGTTCAGTGCGGCGGTGTTATGCGCCGCACAAGGCTGCGACCACCACGGTTGCCAAGGAGGGCACTACCGTGTGGTCATCGTCACCACCAATCAGCGGCAAAGCGTCACATCGGGCTGGATGTACTCGTCGGAGACTCGAGTGTGGGGCAAGCTCACCTCTGTTCATCACCCCAATGTGGAGTATACCTATAACTTGGGTGCGCCTAGCGTCATTGTGGGTGATGCACTCTACTTCAACACTGGTGGCATCGTGGAGTGCCAACTTGGTACTCTCCCCTTGTCAATGTATGAGAAGCCGATCGATGGCAATGGGCGTCTCACGACGGCGGAAGATGGCAGGCTGGGATTCGCTGCCGTGGTTGATTTCACAAATCTAACTCTATGGTCAATGCAGAGTGGACCGGAGGGAGCCACGGGATGGGTAAAACTCAGGGCAATCGATCTTAAGAGGCTACTCCCTAATGGTGCCCTGCCAATCCCAGCCTATGAATTTGGGATTAGCAGGTGGGTGCGTGGAATGCTTGTCAGTGGCATCGCAGAGGGCACCCAAGTCATTTTTGTGAAAACACAAGTTGGTTCCTATATGGTTGATCTCAAGGCAGGGCGAGCCAGGAAGGTGTCTCGCCTTGGCAGAAAAATCTTTCCCTACATGAGCTTCTACATCCCAG CAATGGAAGTAGCCTGTAACGGccaggagcagtga